A single genomic interval of Halomonas sp. GT harbors:
- a CDS encoding MFS transporter: MHPSFDRRRLLIVMMLMAVVTITVLEKTIFAFAGPQIIDELQLTPEQFGFIGSAFFFLYSISGVLVGFLANRMSSRWLLTAMSAITMVAQLLAALSTSFYALLASRMLLGIGCGPSTAVTQHACFKWYAPRERVLPAALIQVAIMLGAIIGAIALPRLIEQHGWRTGYFIIAGIGLIWLILWLLYGREGQHDDTQTADGSIMPTLPYRQLLLNRTFVCITMVAFCSYLPNALIYSWLPTYLQRGLGLTPMQSGYLVLATTVGIIVINLVVSSFSQRALKRGANVRNAMVIPPLLACLLAAAAYITMGFTATSLAMTLGLFITGSILLNLLSAFGFSIVAFISPARQRGSMLAIHISLLTTSGMLAPLVVAQAIRWQNDNLAAGFEMAIGFFGVVLLAFTLIGLALIDPERSRRELNASHPSSGLTAASQA; encoded by the coding sequence ATGCACCCTTCATTTGACCGACGGCGATTACTGATTGTGATGATGCTGATGGCGGTTGTCACCATCACTGTCCTGGAAAAAACCATTTTTGCTTTTGCCGGACCACAGATTATTGATGAACTTCAGCTCACACCAGAACAGTTCGGCTTTATCGGTAGTGCTTTTTTCTTTCTTTATTCCATTTCCGGTGTGCTGGTCGGTTTTCTAGCCAATCGGATGTCAAGCCGCTGGTTACTGACAGCAATGTCGGCCATCACCATGGTGGCTCAATTACTTGCCGCTTTGTCTACCAGCTTCTACGCGTTGCTCGCCAGCCGCATGCTGTTAGGAATCGGCTGTGGGCCAAGTACGGCGGTCACTCAGCATGCCTGTTTCAAGTGGTATGCCCCCCGTGAACGCGTGTTGCCGGCGGCCTTGATTCAGGTTGCCATCATGCTCGGCGCTATCATCGGTGCCATTGCCTTACCAAGACTCATCGAACAACACGGTTGGCGAACAGGCTATTTTATCATCGCAGGTATCGGCTTGATCTGGTTGATACTGTGGCTGCTTTACGGCCGCGAAGGGCAGCATGACGATACGCAAACTGCTGACGGCAGTATCATGCCGACCTTGCCCTACCGCCAACTGCTGCTCAATCGTACCTTTGTGTGCATCACCATGGTGGCGTTCTGCAGCTACCTCCCCAATGCGCTGATCTATAGCTGGTTACCCACTTACCTGCAACGCGGGCTAGGCCTAACTCCCATGCAGTCCGGTTATCTGGTACTGGCAACAACGGTTGGCATTATTGTGATCAATCTGGTGGTTTCCAGTTTCTCCCAGCGTGCCTTAAAGCGTGGTGCCAACGTTCGAAATGCCATGGTCATTCCACCCTTACTGGCCTGCCTGCTGGCTGCTGCTGCTTATATCACCATGGGATTCACAGCGACCAGTCTCGCCATGACACTGGGACTCTTTATTACTGGAAGCATACTGCTCAATCTACTGTCAGCGTTTGGATTCAGCATTGTCGCCTTTATCTCTCCCGCCAGGCAACGTGGCAGCATGCTGGCCATTCACATCTCTCTTTTGACGACGTCCGGCATGCTCGCTCCGCTTGTCGTTGCTCAGGCAATCCGTTGGCAGAACGATAACCTGGCGGCCGGTTTCGAAATGGCCATCGGCTTCTTCGGTGTCGTTCTTCTGGCCTTCACCCTGATTGGTCTCGCATTAATCGACCCGGAACGCAGTCGCCGTGAGCTTAATGCAAGTCATCCCTCTTCAGGGCTAACTGCCGCTAGCCAAGCTTAA
- a CDS encoding M14 family metallopeptidase, with translation MDVSCFSQSYAEARQKFLQACAGAGLEVETHLHPLPGSDGEQLALDVALLGSSTAANLLVISSGVHGVEGFCGSAIQVDHLRNSDWMERCRHQDLAVLFLHAINPYGFSWLRRVNEDNVDLNRNFIDFSQPLPDNPDYRSIASLLLPKRQPPTLYSTLGLAGYALRHGTKALQTAISRGQHSHPDGLFFAGTEPTWSNQQLRQILRRLGRQCQRIGWIDVHTGLGPCGVGERIYKGRNTPEDIARARRWWGEEVTTNVDGTSSSAVLNGTLDLAVMEECSQAEYNGMTLEYGTKPGPAVLKALRADQWLQNHPGIDSAQRTQIKRQLRDAFYIDTNEWKQQILEQAREVMELTRRGLLTQ, from the coding sequence ATGGACGTATCCTGCTTTTCACAAAGCTACGCTGAAGCTCGGCAAAAATTTCTCCAGGCCTGTGCTGGCGCAGGCCTAGAGGTTGAAACCCATCTTCACCCCCTACCGGGTAGCGATGGCGAGCAATTGGCCCTTGATGTGGCACTTCTTGGGTCATCGACGGCAGCCAACCTACTGGTAATAAGCAGCGGTGTTCACGGGGTAGAAGGTTTTTGCGGCTCGGCCATTCAGGTAGACCATCTGCGCAATAGTGACTGGATGGAGCGCTGTCGTCATCAGGATCTGGCCGTCCTTTTTCTGCATGCCATCAACCCCTACGGCTTCTCCTGGCTGCGCCGGGTCAATGAAGACAATGTCGATCTCAACCGTAACTTTATTGATTTCAGTCAACCGCTGCCCGACAACCCCGACTACCGCTCTATCGCCTCGTTGCTACTGCCAAAACGTCAACCGCCCACGCTTTACAGCACCCTTGGCCTGGCGGGTTATGCCTTGCGTCACGGCACTAAAGCCCTGCAAACCGCCATTTCGCGTGGCCAGCACAGCCACCCTGATGGGCTGTTTTTCGCAGGCACCGAACCCACCTGGAGCAACCAGCAATTACGCCAAATTCTTCGCCGACTGGGAAGGCAATGCCAGCGTATCGGCTGGATAGATGTGCATACCGGGCTTGGGCCCTGCGGGGTGGGGGAGCGCATCTATAAAGGGCGCAACACCCCGGAAGATATCGCGCGGGCACGGCGCTGGTGGGGGGAAGAAGTCACCACTAACGTCGATGGCACCTCTTCATCCGCTGTACTCAACGGCACCCTTGATCTAGCGGTAATGGAAGAGTGTTCACAGGCTGAATACAACGGGATGACGCTGGAATATGGCACCAAACCCGGCCCCGCAGTGCTCAAGGCACTACGCGCCGACCAATGGTTGCAGAATCACCCAGGTATCGACAGTGCTCAGCGCACTCAGATCAAGCGCCAGCTACGCGATGCGTTCTACATCGACACTAACGAATGGAAGCAACAAATACTGGAGCAGGCCAGGGAAGTGATGGAGCTGACTCGGCGTGGTCTTCTCACGCAATAG
- a CDS encoding CapA family protein has product MTLQEIYKKYKENEEKIEKILQVLKKYIEVNEDEVTATLQSVASGELEMPETISFEEEKHFRALCGWIVSFGPIQALEKLETVLADPEQLNELTLVQDPEFAANLTLRALTRLAVLLTSYIFYDEFHYPQPETGKYDIAGNDFDKLKWLYRYWFNQLEVAEEGSRLEDFFASQDLDIFKRVDSNTRVPVSQYTSISCAGDLLAVDVLTPQNTTHLFDGIKDFYSTADIVSANLESTVDESEDIGRTQEPGNPAKMNTSKAMFDKFRHEAKINYFSTATNHAMDWGVSGVDATLKVLKDSGAYYSGTTKSDASEGEERDGFTIIEKNGIKIAMLAYTFDLNGYEKDIPTNMPYLVNVVRFNDAKPKPDYSLIEKQVAAAKAKGADWIIAYCHWGWEFEMYPHVNIREAAHKVIDCGVDTILGNHAHVSQPAELIEREGKQDALVVYAFGDFVSYHPESRNSKLAYIVKFNIVKLSGIGMGSVSLTNLQALPIYIVNQHLGGKRYDCRIVKFDDVLRNPNGYGLTELEKSQLPHLEEKVWKDILSPLSGLGTR; this is encoded by the coding sequence ATGACCTTACAAGAAATATATAAAAAATATAAAGAAAATGAAGAAAAGATCGAAAAAATCCTACAGGTGCTTAAGAAATACATTGAGGTGAACGAAGATGAGGTAACGGCAACGCTGCAGAGTGTGGCAAGTGGTGAACTGGAGATGCCCGAAACCATTAGCTTTGAGGAAGAGAAACATTTTCGAGCGCTGTGCGGCTGGATTGTTTCATTTGGACCAATACAGGCCTTAGAGAAGCTTGAGACAGTACTGGCTGACCCTGAGCAGCTCAATGAACTTACTCTTGTTCAGGATCCTGAGTTTGCAGCCAACCTCACTCTTAGGGCACTCACCAGGTTAGCAGTTCTCCTGACAAGTTATATTTTCTACGATGAATTCCACTACCCGCAACCTGAGACTGGCAAGTATGATATAGCTGGTAATGACTTCGATAAACTCAAGTGGCTCTACCGCTACTGGTTCAATCAGCTTGAAGTGGCTGAAGAAGGGTCACGGCTAGAGGACTTCTTTGCATCACAAGATCTAGACATATTCAAACGGGTGGACAGCAATACGCGCGTTCCCGTTAGTCAATACACCTCTATTTCATGTGCAGGGGATCTGCTCGCCGTCGATGTTCTGACGCCGCAAAATACAACGCATTTGTTCGATGGCATCAAGGACTTTTACAGTACCGCCGACATTGTCAGCGCCAACCTAGAATCCACCGTCGATGAGAGCGAAGATATAGGGCGCACTCAGGAACCTGGCAATCCCGCCAAAATGAATACGTCAAAAGCGATGTTTGATAAATTCCGCCATGAAGCGAAAATCAACTACTTCAGTACGGCAACCAACCACGCCATGGATTGGGGTGTCAGCGGCGTCGATGCAACACTGAAGGTACTTAAAGATTCGGGTGCTTACTACTCTGGCACGACCAAAAGTGATGCTAGCGAAGGGGAAGAACGGGACGGATTCACCATAATAGAAAAAAATGGCATCAAGATTGCCATGCTGGCGTATACCTTCGACCTCAATGGCTACGAAAAAGATATTCCCACCAACATGCCCTATCTGGTGAATGTCGTTCGCTTCAACGATGCCAAGCCAAAGCCCGATTACTCACTTATTGAGAAGCAGGTAGCGGCGGCAAAAGCGAAGGGTGCAGACTGGATCATCGCTTACTGCCACTGGGGGTGGGAGTTTGAGATGTACCCCCATGTCAATATCAGGGAAGCTGCCCATAAGGTCATTGACTGCGGCGTGGATACGATTTTGGGCAATCACGCCCACGTTAGCCAACCGGCGGAACTTATCGAGCGCGAAGGCAAGCAAGATGCATTGGTGGTCTACGCGTTCGGTGACTTCGTCAGTTATCATCCGGAAAGCCGTAATTCCAAGCTTGCCTATATTGTGAAGTTCAACATCGTGAAACTCTCCGGAATTGGCATGGGTAGTGTTTCTCTAACAAACCTTCAGGCCCTACCCATTTATATTGTTAATCAGCATCTTGGTGGTAAGCGCTACGACTGCCGTATCGTCAAGTTCGATGACGTTCTGAGAAACCCGAATGGGTACGGACTAACCGAGCTGGAAAAAAGCCAACTGCCGCATTTGGAAGAAAAGGTATGGAAGGATATTCTCTCGCCGCTTTCTGGGCTCGGTACGCGTTAA
- the glmU gene encoding bifunctional UDP-N-acetylglucosamine diphosphorylase/glucosamine-1-phosphate N-acetyltransferase GlmU yields the protein MQDLDVVILAAGKGTRMRSQTPKVLHTLAGKSMVQHVLDTASGLTPTRTHVVIGHGADQLREALAESAVTFAVQEEQKGTGHAVAQAQPQLGNGNVLVLYGDVPMIRRESLMALLSHVDEQHMGLLTVTLEDPSGYGRIVRNDDGEAVAIIEQKDASADQLAITECNTGIMAMTSTQLKRWLPQLSAENAQGEYYLTDVIAMAANEGIKVCTAQPASAVEVEGVNNRSQMARLERAYQLQQAEALMSEGVALADPARIDIRGKLTCGHDVFIDVGCVFEGDVELGEGVRVGPYCVIKNSTIGAESVIDSHSVIDTTVAAGLNHVGPFARLRPGTRLAVKAKVGNFVETKNADVGEGSKINHLSYVGDARLGRDVNVGAGTITCNYDGVNKHRTEIGDNAFIGSNSALVAPVTVGKGATIGAGSTIAKDVAEHALAVTRSRQLEKLDWPRPVKKAK from the coding sequence ATGCAAGACCTTGATGTCGTTATCCTTGCCGCTGGAAAAGGCACACGTATGCGCTCACAAACACCAAAAGTGCTGCATACGCTGGCAGGTAAATCTATGGTGCAACATGTGTTAGATACTGCCAGTGGTCTTACGCCTACTCGTACGCATGTCGTGATTGGCCATGGTGCAGACCAGCTGCGTGAAGCATTGGCAGAGAGTGCTGTAACATTTGCGGTTCAGGAAGAGCAAAAAGGTACCGGCCATGCGGTTGCTCAAGCGCAGCCTCAGTTAGGTAACGGCAACGTGTTGGTGTTGTATGGTGATGTGCCTATGATCCGCCGAGAATCACTAATGGCACTTCTCAGCCACGTTGATGAGCAACACATGGGCCTGCTGACCGTTACGCTGGAAGATCCTTCAGGTTACGGGCGTATTGTTCGCAATGATGACGGTGAGGCAGTGGCAATTATTGAGCAAAAAGATGCCAGTGCCGACCAGCTTGCCATTACTGAATGCAATACCGGCATCATGGCGATGACCAGCACTCAGCTTAAGCGATGGCTACCACAGCTGTCTGCTGAAAATGCCCAAGGCGAGTACTATTTAACGGATGTGATTGCGATGGCGGCAAACGAAGGCATCAAAGTGTGTACTGCCCAGCCAGCCAGCGCAGTAGAAGTTGAAGGCGTGAATAATCGTTCACAAATGGCCCGGTTAGAACGCGCTTATCAACTACAGCAAGCTGAAGCGTTAATGTCTGAAGGCGTAGCATTGGCCGACCCGGCAAGAATTGATATACGCGGCAAGCTCACCTGTGGTCATGATGTGTTTATCGATGTGGGCTGCGTGTTTGAAGGTGACGTAGAGCTGGGTGAAGGTGTGCGGGTTGGGCCTTACTGTGTGATTAAAAACAGCACGATTGGCGCTGAAAGCGTTATCGACAGCCACAGTGTGATCGACACAACCGTCGCTGCTGGATTGAACCACGTTGGCCCCTTTGCACGGTTACGCCCCGGCACACGCCTAGCAGTCAAAGCTAAGGTAGGTAACTTTGTTGAAACCAAAAATGCGGATGTCGGTGAAGGTAGCAAAATCAATCATTTAAGCTACGTTGGTGATGCGCGTTTAGGTCGTGATGTAAATGTTGGCGCGGGTACAATTACCTGTAACTATGATGGCGTGAATAAACACCGCACAGAAATCGGTGACAATGCGTTTATTGGTTCGAATAGTGCGCTAGTAGCACCCGTGACGGTGGGTAAAGGAGCCACGATTGGCGCAGGTTCTACCATTGCGAAAGACGTGGCAGAGCATGCGTTGGCGGTTACCCGCAGCCGTCAGTTGGAAAAGCTGGATTGGCCAAGGCCCGTTAAAAAAGCCAAATAA
- a CDS encoding FAD:protein FMN transferase, which translates to MKVTSRWLKCSGLLLIAAGALMGCSENDRPLDPPVRFEGGIFGTFYQVTIADPLTQGEANALEEGFLAELNDVDQAMSTYRDDAELVVFNDAPLNEWQPLSNALIEVLAISHSVSEASNGAFDITVGDVVNLWSFGPEARPEEVPSDAELSERMATIGYDAVEIDTQLMQARRSRDVFADLSGVAKGHGTDRVGAYLDQQGIENYLVNIGGELIARGYRDLEEQSLWRVGIEVPHNGVPEAQHVIPLENMSVATSGDYRNYFEADGERFSHTIDPRNGRPVKHQLASVSVFHPSNAWADAWSTAISVAGSEEGMQMAIENNLNVLMLVKENDHWRSVASPAFVEYFDEALIDELGIEAWEAPAANR; encoded by the coding sequence ATGAAGGTTACGTCTCGGTGGTTAAAATGTTCTGGATTATTGCTCATTGCTGCTGGGGCATTAATGGGGTGTTCAGAAAATGATCGGCCTTTAGATCCCCCGGTTCGCTTTGAAGGCGGCATTTTTGGGACGTTTTATCAAGTCACCATTGCGGACCCGCTAACTCAAGGCGAGGCGAATGCACTGGAAGAAGGTTTTCTAGCGGAACTCAACGACGTTGATCAAGCGATGTCGACTTACCGCGATGACGCCGAGCTTGTGGTCTTTAATGACGCCCCCCTTAATGAATGGCAACCGCTTTCTAACGCGTTAATTGAAGTGCTTGCTATCAGCCATTCGGTATCAGAAGCAAGTAACGGCGCGTTTGATATTACCGTTGGCGATGTGGTCAATTTATGGAGTTTTGGCCCTGAGGCTCGCCCTGAAGAGGTGCCTTCAGACGCAGAGCTTAGCGAACGCATGGCCACGATTGGCTATGACGCAGTTGAAATCGATACTCAGCTTATGCAGGCGCGGCGCTCGCGCGATGTGTTTGCTGATTTGTCCGGTGTAGCTAAGGGGCATGGCACTGACCGCGTTGGGGCATATCTTGATCAACAGGGGATTGAAAACTACCTCGTCAATATTGGTGGCGAATTAATTGCCCGTGGATACCGTGATTTAGAAGAGCAAAGCCTTTGGCGTGTTGGGATTGAAGTGCCGCACAACGGCGTGCCTGAGGCACAACACGTTATTCCTCTAGAAAATATGTCGGTTGCAACATCTGGAGATTATCGTAACTATTTTGAAGCAGATGGCGAGCGTTTCTCCCACACTATCGACCCTCGCAACGGCCGGCCGGTAAAGCACCAGTTAGCGTCCGTGTCTGTTTTTCACCCCTCTAATGCATGGGCCGACGCGTGGTCTACGGCAATCTCGGTAGCGGGTAGCGAAGAAGGGATGCAGATGGCAATTGAAAATAATCTGAATGTATTGATGTTAGTGAAAGAGAACGATCATTGGCGAAGTGTGGCCAGTCCCGCCTTCGTGGAATATTTCGATGAAGCGCTCATAGATGAGCTGGGTATTGAAGCCTGGGAAGCTCCCGCCGCCAACCGCTAA
- a CDS encoding undecaprenyl-diphosphate phosphatase, with product MDWLQVVVLAVVQGLTEFLPISSSAHLILVPVLTAWEDQGLAFDVALHLGSLSAVVIYFRHEIGRMIASSLAALRGQAVNDDAMLAFWVVIATLPVCIVGFLLHDVISGYMRSTLIIGTSLIVFGLLLGYADWKKRGVRSEYQMTLKDVLIIGGAQVLALIPGTSRSGITITAALMVGMSREGAARFSFLLSIPVIVLAGGLEAINLFKDPQLIDVPAMLVGTLLSGISAYVCIHYFLVVIKKLGMQPFVVYRVLFGAWLLWFFHF from the coding sequence ATGGATTGGTTACAGGTAGTTGTGTTAGCGGTAGTTCAGGGGCTCACAGAATTTTTACCTATATCGAGTTCGGCCCACCTTATATTGGTTCCTGTTTTGACTGCTTGGGAAGATCAGGGCCTTGCCTTTGATGTGGCACTGCATCTTGGTAGTTTAAGCGCTGTTGTGATCTATTTTCGGCATGAAATTGGCAGAATGATCGCTAGCAGCTTGGCCGCACTTCGCGGCCAAGCGGTTAATGATGATGCCATGTTGGCGTTTTGGGTCGTTATTGCCACGTTGCCAGTGTGTATCGTCGGGTTTTTGCTTCATGATGTGATCTCAGGTTACATGCGCTCTACGCTAATCATTGGTACCAGCTTGATTGTTTTTGGTCTGCTACTTGGTTACGCAGACTGGAAAAAACGTGGCGTCCGTAGCGAATACCAAATGACGTTAAAAGATGTGCTCATCATCGGTGGCGCTCAAGTACTGGCACTTATTCCAGGCACATCGCGCTCAGGCATTACCATTACGGCAGCATTAATGGTGGGAATGAGCCGAGAGGGGGCAGCACGGTTTTCATTTCTACTGTCAATTCCCGTCATTGTGCTGGCAGGTGGCCTTGAGGCAATAAACTTATTTAAAGACCCTCAACTCATTGATGTACCGGCCATGCTAGTAGGCACCTTACTCTCTGGGATTAGCGCCTATGTGTGTATTCACTACTTCCTGGTTGTGATTAAAAAGCTAGGTATGCAGCCATTTGTGGTATATCGGGTGCTGTTTGGGGCTTGGTTACTATGGTTTTTCCACTTCTAG
- a CDS encoding cation diffusion facilitator family transporter — protein MTQTVESPVVPKHELDSREAKRVTYIGAWLDGLLSIVKVVVGFWVGSAALIADGIHSLSDLVTDGFVLAAIHYGRQEPDDDHHYGHGRIETLTTLLLGSVLIFVAGGIAWSSLDRLFSGTEVNAPGMVAIVITIIALFSKEWIFRYTMRVAKRVKSKLLEANAWHSRSDALSTAVVLIALIGAQFGVGWLDAVAAIIVGLLVGKVGWDLLWESARELVDTALPESVQQQMHNVARSVPGVDSVHDLRTRQSAGWVMVDLHVVVGPKITVSEAHEIGNEVSRRLRHEFPLLTDVIFHVDPEDDAGEGDPSRLPGLPLRPEVEAALNERWYMHPVWRTLTELQLHYLDDKVSVSLIIGDSVHQPPQCLASQLKALASDIEWLGHVEVMFITRAASSAMR, from the coding sequence ATGACTCAGACCGTAGAATCGCCAGTGGTTCCCAAGCATGAGCTAGATAGCCGAGAGGCCAAGCGTGTTACTTATATTGGCGCTTGGCTGGATGGCTTGTTGAGCATTGTTAAAGTCGTGGTTGGCTTTTGGGTGGGTTCGGCGGCGTTGATTGCCGATGGTATCCATTCACTTTCAGATCTTGTGACTGATGGTTTTGTGCTAGCCGCCATTCACTACGGCCGCCAGGAACCAGACGATGATCATCATTATGGTCATGGCCGTATAGAAACCCTTACCACGTTACTGCTGGGTAGCGTACTGATCTTTGTGGCGGGTGGTATCGCCTGGTCTAGCCTTGATCGTTTGTTCAGTGGTACGGAGGTCAATGCTCCAGGCATGGTGGCTATTGTCATTACAATCATCGCCTTGTTCAGTAAAGAGTGGATTTTTCGCTATACCATGCGTGTTGCTAAACGCGTTAAGTCTAAGCTACTGGAAGCAAACGCTTGGCATTCCCGCAGCGACGCGCTCTCCACCGCGGTAGTACTGATTGCATTAATTGGCGCGCAGTTTGGGGTTGGCTGGCTAGATGCCGTCGCCGCTATTATTGTTGGCTTATTAGTAGGCAAAGTAGGTTGGGATTTACTGTGGGAATCAGCAAGAGAATTAGTGGATACCGCGCTACCTGAAAGCGTTCAACAACAAATGCACAATGTTGCTCGAAGCGTCCCAGGGGTAGACAGTGTCCATGACTTACGTACCCGCCAGTCTGCTGGCTGGGTCATGGTCGACTTACATGTGGTGGTCGGGCCAAAAATCACTGTTTCAGAAGCCCATGAAATCGGCAACGAAGTGAGCCGTCGTTTACGGCATGAGTTTCCATTGCTCACCGATGTTATTTTTCACGTTGACCCCGAAGATGATGCCGGTGAAGGCGACCCAAGCCGTCTACCAGGCCTTCCGCTGCGCCCCGAAGTGGAAGCCGCACTAAACGAGCGCTGGTATATGCATCCTGTCTGGCGCACGTTAACCGAGCTGCAACTCCACTATTTAGACGATAAAGTATCGGTATCGCTGATTATTGGCGATTCAGTACACCAGCCACCCCAGTGTTTAGCCAGCCAACTAAAGGCACTCGCCAGCGATATTGAATGGCTGGGGCACGTTGAGGTCATGTTTATTACCCGCGCTGCCAGCAGTGCCATGCGTTAA
- the mgtE gene encoding magnesium transporter: MSLNDETLQELKSELLDELNKEEPNKTLLAERLAEIRSADIGEVIEELIEDHEELPAALAILDILSTERAANVLGYLPRESQLEVVGDLSDTQVLKLLEEMGSDERADLFNLLGEDRREALLRRMAHQEREDLKRLASYEEGTAGAIMTSDYVAIASGMTVSQAMMRVRQTAPDAETVYQLYVLDSDGQLIGTMSLRQLMVARPGALVDDIMIKDVISTPVDKEQEEVARIVARYDLLALPVLDADGRMVGIVTHDDAMDVAESEATEDIHKGMSIGQLEDGVSRVPLWSLYRKRVTWLVLLVFANLFSGAGIAYFEDTIAAQVALVFFLPLLIGSGGNAGAQAATLMVRGMATGDIGVKDWSKMLGRELLVAGSLGITMAIAVAPIGIFRGGEAVAIIVALSMVTIVLFGSMIGMCLPFVLERFKVDPATASAPLVTTLIDASGVLIYFTIATAILTNV, encoded by the coding sequence ATGTCATTGAACGATGAAACCTTGCAGGAACTAAAGTCTGAGCTGCTTGACGAGCTGAACAAAGAGGAACCGAACAAAACCCTATTGGCAGAGCGTTTAGCTGAAATTCGCTCGGCAGATATTGGTGAGGTAATTGAAGAGCTAATCGAAGACCACGAGGAGCTTCCGGCAGCGCTTGCGATACTTGATATTCTTTCGACTGAGCGCGCCGCCAACGTTCTAGGCTATTTACCAAGAGAGAGTCAGCTTGAGGTCGTCGGAGACCTGTCTGATACCCAGGTGCTTAAGCTCCTCGAAGAGATGGGGTCTGATGAACGTGCGGATTTGTTTAATCTGCTTGGAGAGGACCGCCGTGAAGCATTGTTGCGTCGTATGGCTCACCAAGAACGTGAAGATCTTAAACGTCTAGCAAGCTACGAAGAAGGTACAGCAGGCGCCATCATGACCTCTGACTATGTCGCCATAGCCAGTGGCATGACGGTGTCTCAAGCCATGATGCGGGTTCGCCAAACGGCCCCAGATGCGGAAACGGTGTATCAGCTTTATGTGTTAGACAGTGATGGCCAGTTAATAGGGACTATGTCGCTGCGCCAACTGATGGTGGCCCGCCCTGGGGCGCTAGTTGATGACATCATGATTAAAGATGTTATCAGCACACCGGTCGATAAAGAGCAGGAAGAGGTGGCGCGAATTGTGGCCCGCTACGACTTGCTGGCATTGCCTGTACTGGACGCTGATGGTCGTATGGTAGGCATCGTCACCCACGATGACGCTATGGACGTTGCCGAATCGGAAGCTACCGAGGATATCCACAAGGGGATGTCTATCGGCCAGCTAGAGGATGGTGTTAGCCGTGTTCCGCTGTGGAGCCTTTACCGCAAGCGTGTTACCTGGCTGGTGCTGTTGGTATTTGCCAATCTTTTTTCAGGCGCTGGAATTGCCTACTTTGAGGACACGATTGCAGCCCAAGTCGCGCTTGTGTTTTTCCTGCCATTGTTAATCGGTAGTGGAGGTAATGCGGGGGCTCAGGCAGCTACGTTGATGGTACGCGGTATGGCGACTGGCGATATTGGTGTGAAAGACTGGAGTAAGATGCTGGGCCGTGAACTTCTGGTAGCTGGCTCGCTTGGCATCACTATGGCAATTGCAGTAGCACCTATAGGGATTTTTCGTGGCGGAGAAGCAGTCGCCATCATCGTGGCGTTAAGCATGGTGACTATTGTCCTGTTTGGTAGCATGATCGGTATGTGCCTACCGTTTGTACTAGAACGCTTTAAAGTCGATCCTGCCACTGCTTCAGCACCGTTAGTGACAACGTTAATTGACGCCTCTGGGGTTTTGATTTACTTCACTATTGCCACCGCCATATTGACTAACGTTTAG
- a CDS encoding F0F1 ATP synthase subunit epsilon produces MANSFTCNIVSAEASIFSGSVEQVVASGIMGDLGILPGHAPLLTELQPGPIRVIHDGGQEENFFVSGGFMEVQPDVVTILADAAARASDLDEAAAEEARQQALKAFNEKSAELDYTRAAAELAEAVAQLRTIQQLRKKAGKG; encoded by the coding sequence ATGGCGAATAGCTTCACTTGCAATATCGTCAGCGCTGAAGCATCTATCTTCTCAGGCAGTGTTGAGCAGGTAGTGGCTTCCGGGATTATGGGTGACCTCGGCATTTTGCCGGGTCACGCCCCGCTGCTGACTGAGCTTCAGCCGGGCCCGATCCGCGTGATCCACGATGGTGGCCAGGAAGAGAACTTCTTTGTTTCTGGTGGCTTCATGGAAGTACAGCCAGATGTTGTAACAATCCTGGCTGACGCCGCCGCGCGTGCAAGCGATCTCGATGAGGCCGCTGCTGAAGAAGCGCGTCAGCAGGCGTTGAAAGCCTTTAATGAGAAGTCAGCGGAGCTGGATTATACCCGTGCTGCCGCTGAACTTGCCGAAGCCGTTGCACAGCTGCGAACGATTCAGCAGCTGCGCAAAAAGGCGGGTAAAGGCTAA